In the Acidobacteriota bacterium genome, one interval contains:
- the moaC gene encoding cyclic pyranopterin monophosphate synthase MoaC, whose amino-acid sequence MAVGGKGAKRAAKGGPSLTHVDSKGEARMVDVSGKPETVREAVARGALNVSRDAFDAVRGNRVAKGDVLTVARIAGIQAAKQTSSLIPLCHPIPLDHVEVKATLDAAGCRIELEATARTRSSTGVEMEALTAVTVAGLAAYDMIKAIDRGAVLTEVRLVSKSGGARGPYARAGERT is encoded by the coding sequence ATGGCGGTCGGGGGCAAGGGCGCGAAGCGGGCGGCGAAGGGCGGCCCCTCGCTCACGCACGTCGACTCGAAGGGCGAGGCCCGGATGGTCGACGTCTCGGGAAAACCCGAGACCGTGAGGGAGGCGGTGGCGCGGGGCGCGCTGAACGTGAGCCGCGACGCGTTCGACGCGGTCCGGGGGAACCGCGTCGCGAAGGGGGACGTGCTGACGGTCGCGCGCATCGCGGGGATCCAGGCGGCGAAGCAGACCTCGTCGCTCATCCCGCTGTGCCACCCGATCCCCCTCGACCACGTCGAGGTGAAGGCGACCCTCGACGCCGCCGGCTGCCGCATCGAGCTCGAGGCGACGGCGCGCACGCGATCCTCGACCGGCGTCGAGATGGAGGCTCTGACGGCCGTGACGGTGGCGGGGCTCGCGGCGTACGACATGATCAAGGCGATCGATCGAGGGGCGGTCCTGACGGAAGTGAGGCTGGTGTCGAAGTCCGGCGGCGCGCGCGGGCCGTACGCCCGGGCGGGCGAGCGAACATGA